In one Salipiger abyssi genomic region, the following are encoded:
- the mltG gene encoding endolytic transglycosylase MltG: MWRSVASNALTFLVVLVFLFGGVLIWAQNEYSAEGPLDAPICLQVNRGSNFTRVSEDLEGQGAISSGTIFRLGADYADKTSDLKAGSYLVPERASMSEITEIVTRGGASTCGTEVVYRIGVTRAEVQVRELDPSVGRYEEVLEFDPGAEEIPAAYEDFKSAVGTRFRIALAEGVTSWQVVEELKQVDVLEGEVAELPAEGSLAPDSYEVVVGDDRAGLIERMQNAQEVILAEAWANRAEGLPYATPEEALTMASIVEKETGGAEERPLVASVFVNRLERGMRLQTDPTVIYGITQGEGPLGRGLRQSELRRETPYNTYVIAGLPPTPIANPGRASIEAALNPAESDYIYFVAKTLDPADGHNFAETLDAHNRNVAAYRRLEAEQANQ; encoded by the coding sequence ATGTGGCGAAGCGTCGCCTCCAACGCGCTGACCTTTCTGGTGGTGCTGGTCTTCCTGTTCGGCGGTGTGCTGATCTGGGCGCAGAACGAGTATTCGGCGGAAGGCCCGCTGGATGCGCCGATCTGCCTTCAGGTCAATCGCGGCAGCAACTTCACCCGCGTCTCCGAGGATCTGGAGGGGCAGGGCGCGATCTCGTCGGGAACGATCTTTCGCCTCGGCGCGGATTACGCCGACAAGACCAGCGATCTCAAGGCCGGCTCCTATCTGGTGCCCGAGCGCGCCTCGATGTCGGAGATCACCGAGATCGTCACCCGGGGCGGCGCCTCGACCTGCGGTACCGAGGTGGTCTACCGCATCGGTGTGACCCGCGCCGAGGTGCAGGTGCGCGAGCTCGACCCGTCCGTCGGGCGCTATGAGGAGGTGCTGGAATTCGATCCCGGCGCGGAGGAGATCCCGGCGGCCTATGAGGATTTCAAATCCGCCGTCGGCACCCGCTTCCGCATCGCGCTGGCCGAAGGCGTGACGAGCTGGCAGGTGGTCGAAGAGCTAAAGCAGGTCGATGTGCTGGAGGGCGAGGTGGCAGAGCTGCCTGCCGAGGGCTCGCTGGCGCCCGACAGCTACGAGGTGGTCGTGGGCGACGACCGCGCCGGGTTGATCGAGCGCATGCAGAACGCGCAGGAGGTCATCCTCGCCGAAGCCTGGGCCAACCGTGCCGAGGGGCTGCCCTACGCGACGCCGGAGGAGGCGCTGACCATGGCCTCCATCGTCGAGAAGGAGACCGGCGGCGCCGAGGAACGCCCGCTGGTGGCCAGCGTCTTCGTCAACCGGCTGGAGCGTGGCATGCGGCTGCAAACCGACCCGACGGTGATCTACGGCATCACCCAGGGAGAGGGGCCGCTGGGGCGCGGTCTGCGCCAGTCGGAGCTGCGCCGCGAGACGCCCTACAACACCTATGTGATCGCCGGCCTGCCGCCGACGCCCATCGCCAACCCGGGCCGCGCCAGTATCGAGGCGGCGCTGAATCCGGCGGAGTCCGACTACATCTACTTCGTCGCCAAGACGCTCGATCCGGCGGACGGGCACAATTTCGCGGAAACGCTCGACGCGCATAACCGCAATGTCGCCGCCTATCGCCGGCTCGAGGCGGAGCAGGCGAACCAGTAA
- the cysS gene encoding cysteine--tRNA ligase, protein MDIWLTNSRTRKKERFEPIDAENVRIYVCGPTVYDRAHLGNARPAIVFDVLFRLMRQVYGPDHVTYVRNFTDVDDKINARAEASGRSIGEITAETTQWYLDDMAAVGVMQPTHMPRATEYISQMIAMISDLIERGHAYEAEGHVLFAVESYTQYGALSGRSVDDMIAGARVEVAPYKRNPMDFVLWKPSSPELPGWDSPWGRGRPGWHIECSAMSYELLGASFDIHGGGNDLMFPHHENEIAQSCCAHPEGGFARVWLHNEMLQVEGKKMSKSLGNFFTVHDLLEQGVPGEVIRFVMLSTHYRRPMDWTAEKAAQAEAVLRKWRGLVDGVEAGPVPEAVLAALADDLNTAGAIAELHRLAGAGEAPALKAGAGLLGLLTPELGAWAEASVDLSELAARLAELRAQAMQSKDFSEVDRMKTALIEAGVEVRMSKAGVELLPGAGFDAAKLEGLS, encoded by the coding sequence ATGGACATCTGGCTGACCAATTCCCGCACCCGCAAGAAGGAGCGCTTCGAGCCCATCGATGCGGAGAACGTGCGGATCTATGTCTGCGGCCCCACAGTCTATGACCGGGCGCATCTGGGCAATGCCCGGCCCGCCATCGTCTTCGACGTGCTGTTCCGGCTGATGCGGCAGGTCTACGGGCCCGATCACGTCACCTATGTGCGCAACTTCACCGATGTGGACGACAAGATCAACGCGCGGGCCGAGGCCTCGGGGCGCAGCATCGGCGAGATCACCGCCGAGACCACGCAATGGTATCTCGACGATATGGCCGCCGTGGGGGTGATGCAGCCCACCCATATGCCGCGCGCCACCGAATATATCTCTCAGATGATCGCGATGATCTCGGATCTGATCGAGCGCGGCCATGCCTATGAGGCCGAGGGCCATGTGCTCTTTGCGGTGGAGAGCTACACGCAATACGGCGCGCTGTCGGGCCGTTCGGTCGACGATATGATCGCCGGCGCAAGGGTCGAGGTGGCGCCCTACAAGCGCAACCCGATGGATTTCGTGCTGTGGAAACCGTCTTCGCCGGAGCTGCCGGGCTGGGACAGCCCCTGGGGCCGCGGGCGTCCGGGCTGGCATATCGAGTGCTCGGCGATGAGCTACGAGCTGCTGGGGGCGAGTTTCGACATTCATGGCGGCGGCAACGATCTGATGTTCCCGCATCACGAGAACGAGATCGCCCAGAGCTGCTGCGCCCATCCCGAGGGCGGCTTTGCCAGGGTCTGGCTGCACAATGAGATGTTGCAGGTCGAGGGCAAGAAGATGTCCAAATCCCTGGGCAATTTCTTCACCGTGCACGATCTGCTGGAACAGGGCGTGCCGGGTGAGGTGATCCGTTTCGTGATGCTCTCGACCCATTATCGCCGGCCGATGGACTGGACGGCGGAAAAGGCGGCGCAGGCAGAGGCGGTGCTGCGCAAATGGCGCGGGCTGGTGGACGGTGTCGAGGCTGGGCCGGTGCCCGAGGCGGTGCTGGCGGCGCTGGCCGACGATCTCAACACCGCCGGCGCGATTGCCGAGCTGCACCGGCTGGCGGGTGCCGGTGAGGCCCCGGCCCTGAAGGCCGGGGCGGGTCTTCTGGGGCTGCTGACGCCGGAGCTGGGCGCCTGGGCCGAGGCCTCGGTGGATCTCTCGGAGCTGGCGGCGCGGCTGGCGGAGCTGCGTGCGCAGGCGATGCAGAGCAAGGATTTCTCCGAGGTGGATCGGATGAAGACGGCGCTGATCGAAGCGGGCGTCGAGGTGCGTATGTCGAAAGCCGGGGTGGAGCTGCTGCCCGGTGCCGGGTTTGACGCGGCGAAGCTGGAGGGCCTGTCGTGA
- a CDS encoding glycosyl transferase: MTQRANIICIKWGTAFGPEYVNRLYSGVRRHMSRPIRFFCMTEQAEGLHPDVEILPLPVEPFAEPMAAALAVANRQGAMRKVSLFRPGLVPDLEGPFLGFDLDVVITGSLDEIHDLAPGTVAMRHDWTEKRKGRPTGHGSVFRFDPAQHGFLYDDLAANAYAEVEKARGSEQRYTSHKAMDRGVFTYIPEPWVVSFKYDCNPFPGNWLHAPRLPGDARVVCFHGHPKMTEALDGYNGSVIRHSKPCDWLREHWIERAVADLGTDWA, encoded by the coding sequence GTGACGCAAAGAGCCAATATCATCTGCATCAAATGGGGCACGGCCTTTGGCCCGGAATATGTCAACCGCCTCTATTCCGGGGTGCGGCGGCACATGTCGCGCCCGATCCGGTTCTTCTGCATGACCGAACAGGCCGAGGGTCTGCACCCGGATGTGGAGATCCTGCCGCTGCCGGTCGAGCCCTTTGCCGAGCCCATGGCCGCCGCGCTCGCCGTGGCGAACCGGCAGGGGGCGATGCGCAAGGTGTCGCTCTTCCGGCCCGGTCTGGTGCCGGATCTGGAGGGGCCGTTCCTCGGCTTCGATCTGGATGTGGTGATCACCGGATCGCTGGACGAGATCCACGATCTGGCGCCCGGCACCGTGGCGATGCGCCACGACTGGACGGAAAAGCGCAAGGGCCGGCCCACCGGTCACGGCTCGGTCTTCCGCTTCGATCCGGCGCAGCACGGGTTTCTCTACGACGATCTGGCGGCCAATGCCTATGCAGAGGTGGAAAAGGCGCGCGGCTCCGAGCAGCGCTATACCAGCCACAAGGCGATGGATCGCGGCGTTTTCACCTATATCCCCGAGCCCTGGGTGGTGTCGTTCAAGTATGACTGCAACCCGTTCCCGGGCAACTGGCTGCACGCGCCGCGCCTGCCGGGCGATGCTCGCGTCGTCTGCTTCCACGGGCATCCGAAAATGACCGAGGCGCTCGACGGCTACAATGGCAGCGTCATACGCCATTCCAAGCCCTGCGACTGGCTGCGCGAGCACTGGATAGAGCGGGCGGTCGCCGATCTCGGCACGGACTGGGCCTGA
- a CDS encoding M20 aminoacylase family protein gives MPVKNRFAELQDEITAWRRDFHENPEILFDTHRTAGIVAEKLRDFGCDEVTEGIGRTGVVGVIKGKANGSGKVIGLRADMDALPIHEATGLDYASKTPGAMHACGHDGHTAMLLGAAKYLSETRNFDGTVVVIFQPAEEGGAGGRFMCEDGLMERWGIQEVYGMHNWPGVPTGQFAIRPGAFFAATDQFEITVHGKGGHAAKPHQATDPLVASAHVVTALQSIVSRNSDPDDQMVISVTSIESSSKAFNVIPAAVTMRGTMRTMSKTNRDLGEERIKALAAATAQALGCEAEIKWIPGYPAMVNSEAQTEFAADVAEAIAGACERDAPITMGGEDFAYMLEERPGAYILVGNGPSADVHNPEYNFNDEAIPAGCSWWAEVVERRMPA, from the coding sequence ATGCCCGTCAAGAACCGTTTCGCCGAGTTGCAGGACGAAATCACCGCCTGGCGACGCGATTTCCACGAAAACCCCGAGATCCTCTTCGACACCCACCGTACCGCCGGCATCGTCGCTGAAAAGCTGCGCGACTTCGGCTGCGACGAGGTGACCGAGGGCATCGGACGCACCGGTGTGGTCGGTGTGATCAAGGGCAAGGCCAATGGTTCGGGCAAGGTGATCGGGCTGCGCGCCGATATGGACGCGCTGCCGATCCACGAGGCGACGGGGCTCGACTATGCCTCCAAGACGCCCGGCGCCATGCATGCCTGCGGCCATGACGGCCACACCGCCATGCTGCTGGGGGCGGCGAAATACCTCTCCGAGACGCGCAATTTCGACGGCACCGTGGTGGTGATCTTCCAGCCCGCCGAAGAGGGCGGCGCCGGCGGGCGCTTCATGTGCGAGGATGGGCTGATGGAGCGCTGGGGCATCCAGGAGGTCTATGGCATGCACAACTGGCCCGGCGTGCCCACCGGGCAGTTCGCCATCCGGCCCGGCGCCTTCTTTGCCGCCACCGACCAGTTCGAGATCACTGTGCATGGCAAGGGCGGCCACGCCGCCAAGCCGCATCAGGCCACCGACCCGCTGGTCGCGTCCGCGCATGTGGTGACCGCGCTGCAAAGCATCGTCAGCCGCAATTCCGACCCCGACGATCAGATGGTGATCTCTGTCACCTCGATCGAGAGCTCGTCGAAGGCCTTCAACGTGATCCCCGCCGCCGTCACAATGCGCGGCACCATGCGCACCATGTCGAAGACGAACCGCGACCTCGGCGAGGAGCGGATCAAGGCGCTGGCCGCCGCCACTGCGCAGGCGCTCGGCTGCGAGGCCGAAATCAAATGGATTCCGGGCTATCCGGCGATGGTCAACAGCGAGGCGCAGACCGAGTTCGCCGCCGATGTGGCCGAGGCCATTGCCGGCGCCTGCGAGCGCGATGCGCCGATCACCATGGGCGGCGAGGATTTCGCCTATATGCTGGAGGAACGCCCCGGCGCCTATATCCTCGTGGGCAACGGCCCCTCTGCCGATGTTCACAACCCCGAGTATAACTTCAACGACGAGGCGATTCCCGCAGGCTGTTCGTGGTGGGCCGAGGTCGTGGAGCGGCGCATGCCTGCCTGA
- a CDS encoding NAD(P)/FAD-dependent oxidoreductase translates to MIFPFRDEGPVEHDGPLPEACDLAVIGGGVIGVSTALYAARAGLNVVLLEKGRVAAEQSSRNWGWIRVQGRDMAEIPIALEAQDLWPQLDAECGGRLGVTQVGVSYLARSDKEMAGFAGWLEEARPLGVSSHLLDADETKTLLGAGDSPWVGALHTPTDMKGEPWVAVPELARLAVSEGATIRERCAVRGLDMQGGKVAGVVTEKGRIACTQVVLAGGAWSSLFLRRHGVRIPQLSVRSTAMATERLPQGVNTAAVDDALAFRPRDDGGYTLAPAGFAELFIGPDAFRGLKTYLPLAFTGDFDVHLRAPAPAGYPDAWGTPRRWGDGDETPFERMRILSPEPNAAKVAEMRRRFGQHFPQMGEVPLQAAWAGMIDVMPDVVPVVDRVPELPGLIAVTGMCGHGFGIGPAFGRIAADMAQGRDPGHDLSRFRITRFSDGSKLIPGPNI, encoded by the coding sequence ATGATCTTTCCGTTCCGCGACGAGGGGCCCGTCGAGCACGATGGCCCGCTGCCCGAGGCATGCGATCTCGCGGTGATCGGCGGCGGGGTGATCGGCGTCTCGACGGCGCTTTACGCGGCGCGGGCGGGGCTGAACGTGGTGCTGCTGGAAAAGGGTCGGGTGGCCGCCGAGCAGAGCTCGCGCAACTGGGGCTGGATCCGCGTGCAGGGCCGCGACATGGCCGAGATCCCGATTGCGCTCGAGGCGCAGGATCTCTGGCCGCAGCTCGACGCGGAGTGCGGCGGGCGGCTCGGCGTGACGCAGGTGGGCGTGAGCTATCTCGCCCGCAGCGACAAGGAGATGGCGGGCTTTGCCGGCTGGCTGGAAGAGGCCAGACCGCTCGGCGTGTCCTCGCATCTGCTGGATGCCGATGAGACCAAAACGCTGCTCGGCGCCGGGGACAGCCCCTGGGTCGGCGCGCTGCATACGCCCACCGATATGAAGGGCGAGCCCTGGGTGGCGGTGCCGGAGCTGGCGCGGCTCGCAGTCTCCGAGGGCGCCACGATCCGGGAGCGCTGCGCCGTGCGCGGGCTCGACATGCAGGGCGGAAAGGTCGCCGGGGTCGTCACCGAGAAGGGCCGCATCGCCTGCACGCAGGTGGTTCTGGCGGGTGGGGCGTGGTCCTCGCTCTTCCTGCGCCGGCACGGGGTGCGCATCCCGCAACTCTCGGTGCGCTCCACCGCGATGGCGACGGAGCGGCTGCCGCAGGGGGTGAACACCGCGGCGGTCGACGATGCGCTGGCCTTTCGTCCACGCGATGACGGTGGCTACACGCTGGCGCCGGCAGGGTTTGCCGAGCTCTTCATCGGGCCGGATGCGTTTCGCGGGCTCAAGACCTATCTGCCGCTGGCGTTCACGGGCGATTTCGACGTGCATCTGCGCGCGCCGGCGCCGGCAGGCTATCCGGATGCCTGGGGCACGCCGCGCCGCTGGGGTGACGGTGACGAGACGCCTTTCGAGCGCATGCGCATTCTCTCGCCCGAGCCCAACGCCGCCAAGGTCGCCGAGATGCGCCGGCGGTTCGGGCAGCATTTCCCGCAGATGGGCGAGGTGCCCCTGCAGGCCGCCTGGGCCGGGATGATCGACGTGATGCCCGATGTGGTGCCGGTGGTCGACCGGGTGCCGGAGCTGCCGGGGCTGATCGCGGTCACCGGCATGTGCGGCCACGGTTTCGGCATCGGTCCCGCCTTCGGACGCATCGCCGCCGATATGGCGCAGGGGCGCGATCCCGGCCACGATCTGAGCCGCTTCCGCATCACTCGCTTTTCCGACGGCTCGAAACTGATCCCCGGACCCAATATCTGA
- a CDS encoding DUF2934 domain-containing protein yields MSTAAPTEAQIAEAAYFLWLNEGCPEGKQALHWAEASASLSDAAPKPKRKPAAKKADAKAKAATEKPKAKAKTVEKKSPKPRKAKAKSEG; encoded by the coding sequence ATGAGCACTGCCGCCCCCACCGAGGCCCAGATCGCCGAAGCGGCCTATTTCCTGTGGCTCAACGAAGGCTGCCCGGAGGGCAAGCAGGCCCTGCACTGGGCCGAGGCCAGCGCCAGCCTGAGCGACGCCGCGCCGAAACCCAAGCGCAAGCCGGCGGCGAAGAAGGCCGACGCCAAGGCGAAGGCGGCGACCGAAAAGCCCAAGGCAAAGGCGAAAACCGTCGAGAAAAAATCTCCCAAGCCGCGCAAGGCCAAGGCGAAATCCGAGGGCTGA
- a CDS encoding cytochrome b/b6 domain-containing protein, translating into MAENTGRGAAPSGSGDRLWDPVVRVLHWALVIAFAAAWGLGKFGPSQMTLHFYAGYTVAGIVLLRVVWGFVGPRTARFASFVKGPRAVLAYARQMPARKPSNSWGHNPVGALFVVGVLLVLALQVLSGLLADPEDYVNVGPLAQYVSADITRKALALHEPLSTLLLIMVIGHIAAIGFYRRWKGEDLITPMITGRKKG; encoded by the coding sequence ATCGCGGAAAACACCGGCCGGGGGGCAGCGCCCTCCGGTTCCGGAGACCGGCTCTGGGATCCGGTCGTGCGCGTCCTGCACTGGGCGCTGGTGATCGCCTTTGCCGCCGCCTGGGGGCTGGGCAAGTTCGGGCCGTCGCAGATGACGCTGCATTTCTATGCCGGCTACACCGTCGCCGGGATCGTGCTGCTGCGCGTGGTCTGGGGCTTTGTCGGGCCGCGCACCGCGCGGTTTGCGAGCTTTGTGAAGGGGCCGCGCGCGGTGCTGGCTTATGCCCGCCAGATGCCCGCGCGCAAGCCGTCCAATAGCTGGGGGCACAACCCGGTGGGCGCGCTCTTTGTCGTGGGCGTGCTGCTGGTGCTGGCCTTGCAGGTGCTCTCGGGGCTGCTGGCCGATCCGGAGGATTACGTCAATGTCGGGCCGCTGGCGCAATATGTCTCGGCGGATATCACCCGCAAGGCGCTGGCGCTGCACGAACCGCTCTCGACACTGCTGCTGATCATGGTGATCGGCCATATCGCCGCCATCGGCTTTTACCGCCGCTGGAAAGGCGAAGACCTGATCACGCCCATGATCACCGGTCGCAAGAAAGGGTAA
- a CDS encoding DMT family transporter, whose translation MSQDRIVLIATLIVAVTGVLWGVYWLPVRAMVARGLPGAWGTVLATSVACLALSPFVLWRWRDVLRAGPVALGSIALGGAAFTLYSIGLVYGRVAIIILLYFLTPVWSTLIGRYVMGWHTPALRVVAIGLGILGLVVMLSAGGEAPLPRGAGEWMALIAGVMWALGTTGIRARSTLGPGPATCVFAAGATVTGLVLAPFFDPWPAGLSLWGDAGLIGLGLVTGIVWWGLSLAMLMWATLRLDPARVGILMQTEVLVGALSAALLAGEHLHPLEIAGGALVVAAGLLEVWPVRRRARAL comes from the coding sequence ATGTCGCAGGATCGGATCGTTCTTATCGCCACGCTGATCGTGGCCGTGACCGGGGTGCTCTGGGGGGTCTACTGGCTGCCGGTGCGCGCCATGGTGGCGCGTGGCCTGCCCGGCGCCTGGGGCACGGTGCTGGCCACCTCGGTGGCCTGTCTGGCGCTGTCGCCGTTCGTGCTGTGGCGCTGGCGCGATGTGCTCCGGGCAGGGCCGGTGGCGCTCGGGTCGATTGCGCTCGGAGGCGCGGCCTTCACGCTCTATTCCATTGGGCTGGTCTATGGCCGGGTGGCGATCATCATCCTGCTCTATTTCCTCACGCCGGTCTGGAGCACGCTGATCGGTCGCTATGTCATGGGCTGGCACACGCCGGCGCTGCGCGTCGTGGCGATCGGTCTGGGGATTCTCGGCCTCGTGGTGATGCTGAGCGCCGGCGGCGAGGCGCCGCTGCCGCGCGGCGCGGGCGAATGGATGGCGCTGATCGCGGGGGTGATGTGGGCGCTCGGCACCACCGGCATCCGCGCCAGATCGACGCTGGGGCCGGGACCGGCAACCTGCGTCTTCGCCGCCGGGGCGACGGTGACCGGGCTGGTGCTGGCGCCGTTCTTCGATCCCTGGCCGGCGGGGCTGTCGCTCTGGGGTGATGCCGGGCTCATCGGGCTGGGGCTGGTGACCGGCATTGTCTGGTGGGGGCTGTCGCTGGCGATGCTGATGTGGGCGACGCTGCGGCTCGATCCGGCGCGGGTCGGCATCCTGATGCAGACCGAGGTTCTGGTCGGCGCGCTCTCGGCGGCGCTGCTGGCGGGAGAACACCTGCACCCGCTGGAGATCGCCGGCGGCGCGCTGGTGGTCGCGGCGGGTCTGCTCGAGGTCTGGCCGGTGCGGCGGCGGGCGCGGGCGCTGTAG
- a CDS encoding c-type cytochrome: MRKVLLSALIAAVPATMALAQTAENETVKARRAFYTMLGFEMGGLAAMAQGKVDYDAEAAQAHAADMVTLTGLHTADFYAPGTSKDDLPGETRALPVIWEDMGAFQEKGQAFGAALAELNTAAGEGLDALRPAVGKLGGACKACHDDFRAADF; this comes from the coding sequence ATGCGCAAGGTTCTCCTCTCAGCTTTGATCGCTGCCGTTCCCGCCACGATGGCACTGGCGCAAACCGCCGAAAACGAAACCGTCAAGGCGCGCCGCGCCTTCTACACCATGCTTGGCTTTGAAATGGGCGGTCTTGCCGCCATGGCGCAGGGCAAGGTCGATTACGACGCCGAGGCCGCACAGGCGCATGCCGCCGACATGGTCACGCTGACCGGGCTTCACACGGCGGATTTCTATGCGCCGGGCACGTCGAAAGACGATCTGCCGGGCGAGACACGGGCGCTGCCGGTGATCTGGGAAGACATGGGCGCGTTCCAGGAAAAGGGTCAGGCCTTTGGTGCCGCCCTGGCAGAGCTCAACACCGCCGCCGGTGAAGGGCTCGACGCGCTGCGCCCCGCCGTGGGCAAGCTCGGCGGCGCCTGCAAGGCCTGCCATGACGATTTCCGTGCCGCGGATTTCTGA
- the argE gene encoding acetylornithine deacetylase, producing the protein MPTRLSPREILAHLVSFPTVSRDTNLPLIDWVEGYLGGHGIDSHRHYKEAEPDLKAALFAHVGPEEEGGVVLSGHTDVVPVDGQEWTSDPWALTERDGRLYGRGSTDMKGFDALAIWALVEAKHRGVTRPLQLALTYDEEIGCTGAADLVAAMQGVVPKAASAIIGEPTMIKAVTGHKGGVNFWIHVHGVEVHSSILHTGVSAIMWGAKLIEWANAQNAANAAATPGEIAALFDPPYTNVHVGQIHGGTAHNITAKDCAFGMSFRVIPGEDPEDWARRLMEAVTALEAEMKAVHPDAWIEVTRMFDLPPLRPTEGNSAEELVRQVTGDNGVMQVSYGTEASHFQAGGYDAVVCGPSDITIAHKPDEYIEISQLDAGQRFMDGLLERLR; encoded by the coding sequence ATGCCGACCCGCCTGTCCCCGCGCGAGATCCTCGCGCATCTGGTGAGCTTTCCCACCGTCAGCCGCGACACCAACCTGCCGCTGATCGACTGGGTGGAGGGCTATCTGGGCGGCCACGGCATCGACAGCCACCGCCACTACAAGGAGGCCGAGCCCGATCTCAAGGCGGCGCTCTTTGCTCATGTGGGGCCGGAGGAGGAAGGTGGCGTGGTGCTCTCTGGGCACACGGATGTGGTGCCGGTCGACGGGCAGGAATGGACCTCCGATCCCTGGGCACTGACCGAGCGCGACGGCCGGCTCTACGGTCGCGGTTCCACCGATATGAAGGGCTTTGACGCGCTGGCGATCTGGGCGCTGGTCGAGGCGAAGCATCGCGGCGTGACGCGGCCCCTGCAACTGGCGCTGACCTATGACGAAGAGATCGGCTGCACCGGCGCCGCCGATCTGGTGGCGGCGATGCAGGGGGTGGTGCCCAAGGCGGCCTCGGCGATCATCGGTGAGCCGACGATGATCAAGGCGGTGACTGGTCACAAGGGCGGGGTGAATTTCTGGATCCATGTGCACGGGGTCGAGGTGCACAGCTCGATCCTGCATACCGGCGTCTCGGCGATCATGTGGGGCGCGAAGCTCATCGAATGGGCCAATGCGCAGAACGCCGCCAATGCCGCCGCCACACCCGGCGAGATCGCGGCGCTTTTCGATCCGCCCTATACCAATGTGCATGTGGGCCAGATCCATGGCGGCACCGCGCACAACATCACCGCCAAGGATTGCGCGTTCGGCATGAGCTTTCGTGTCATCCCCGGCGAGGATCCGGAAGACTGGGCGCGGCGCCTGATGGAGGCGGTGACCGCGCTGGAGGCGGAGATGAAAGCGGTGCATCCCGATGCCTGGATCGAGGTCACGCGGATGTTCGATCTGCCGCCGCTGAGGCCCACCGAGGGCAACAGCGCCGAAGAGCTGGTGCGTCAGGTGACCGGCGACAACGGTGTGATGCAGGTGAGCTACGGCACCGAGGCCAGCCATTTTCAGGCCGGTGGCTATGACGCGGTGGTCTGCGGACCGAGCGACATCACCATCGCCCACAAGCCCGACGAATATATCGAAATCTCGCAGCTCGACGCCGGGCAGCGCTTTATGGACGGTCTGCTGGAGCGGTTGCGATGA
- the fabF gene encoding beta-ketoacyl-ACP synthase II produces MRRVVVTGLGLVTPLADGVEKSWERILDGQSGAGPITGFDPEGLVTTYACEVPLGDGSDGTFNADTYMEPKEQRKVDTFILFGMAAADQAVKDSGWMPTDKEELERTGVLIGSGIGGLNSIANTAVMMEAKGPRRVSPFFVPGALINLISGQVSIRYGFKGPNHSVVTACSTGAHAIGDAMRLIKYGDADVMVAGGAEAAICKIGIAGFNACKALSTKRADDPQKASRPYDADRDGFVMGEGAGIVVLEEYEHAKARGAKIYAEVLGYGLSGDAYHITAPSEDGEGGERSMRAALKSAGLSPEDIDYINAHGTSTMADTIELGAVERLLGDHAANVTMSSTKSATGHLLGAAGAIEAIFSILAIRDQVAPPTINLDNPAVETPIDLAPNAKRERKITHALSNSFGFGGTNASVIFGKAE; encoded by the coding sequence ATGCGTCGCGTCGTTGTTACCGGGCTGGGGCTGGTCACACCCCTGGCAGACGGTGTGGAAAAGAGCTGGGAACGGATCCTTGACGGGCAGTCGGGCGCCGGCCCGATCACCGGGTTCGATCCCGAGGGGCTGGTCACGACCTATGCCTGCGAAGTGCCGCTTGGCGACGGGTCGGACGGCACCTTCAATGCCGACACCTACATGGAGCCGAAAGAGCAGCGCAAGGTCGACACCTTCATCCTCTTCGGCATGGCCGCCGCCGATCAGGCGGTGAAGGATTCGGGCTGGATGCCCACCGACAAGGAAGAGCTCGAACGCACCGGCGTTCTGATCGGCTCCGGCATCGGCGGGCTGAATTCCATCGCCAACACCGCCGTGATGATGGAGGCCAAGGGCCCGCGCCGCGTGTCGCCCTTCTTTGTGCCCGGTGCGCTGATCAACCTGATCTCCGGTCAGGTCTCGATCCGCTACGGCTTCAAGGGGCCGAACCATTCGGTGGTGACCGCCTGTTCCACCGGCGCCCATGCCATCGGCGACGCGATGCGGCTGATCAAATACGGCGATGCCGACGTGATGGTCGCGGGCGGCGCCGAGGCGGCGATCTGCAAGATCGGCATCGCCGGCTTCAACGCCTGCAAGGCGCTCTCGACCAAGCGCGCCGACGATCCGCAAAAGGCCAGCCGGCCCTATGACGCCGACCGCGACGGCTTCGTGATGGGCGAGGGCGCGGGCATCGTCGTGCTGGAGGAATACGAGCACGCCAAGGCGCGCGGCGCCAAGATCTATGCCGAAGTGCTGGGCTATGGCCTCTCGGGCGACGCCTACCACATCACCGCGCCCTCCGAGGATGGCGAGGGTGGCGAGCGCTCCATGCGCGCGGCGCTGAAGTCGGCCGGCCTGAGCCCGGAAGACATCGACTATATCAACGCGCACGGCACCTCGACCATGGCCGACACGATCGAGCTGGGCGCCGTCGAGCGGCTGCTGGGCGATCACGCGGCCAATGTCACCATGTCCTCGACCAAATCCGCCACCGGCCACCTTCTGGGGGCGGCGGGCGCGATCGAGGCGATCTTCTCGATCCTGGCGATCCGCGATCAGGTCGCGCCGCCGACGATCAACCTCGACAACCCGGCGGTGGAAACCCCCATCGACCTGGCGCCCAACGCCAAGCGCGAACGCAAGATCACCCATGCGCTGTCGAACTCCTTCGGCTTCGGCGGGACCAATGCCAGCGTGATCTTCGGAAAGGCCGAATAA